GCCCACCGTGCAGGGGATGGGGATGGAGGGAGCAGGAGAGCCCGATCCTGCCGGCGAAGATGGCCCACCGCCGCCTGCTCGTCATCGCCGTCCTTGCCCACACGCCCACCGTCGCCGCGGCCGAACccgtggagagagagagggagagagagaaagaatagGGATCTGGCTGCCTGCGCAGCCCGACCTCTggcccggcgcggcgggcgcggccccCGGTGAGGCTCGGCGCGAGCGCATCCCCCGCTAGCTGCCGCcccagccgccggcgagcgccatgGGAGGGGCGCAGGCATGTGCCCACCTACGGCCTGGTCggagcatggccgccgccgcacatgGGTGGTGGGTGCGAAGGCTCCAGGTCTCCTTTTCCAACGGGCCCCACAGTGAGCACATGGGGCGGTGGTGGGCAGCTTGAGCATAACCTCACGCAGATACAgccagggttttttttcccgACCAGTTAAcccaaaccgccggccaccggttccggtttaccggaccgattgaaccggtaaccggtggaaaccggttgaattcaaattcaaataaattcaaaagctcccgtgcaaccggttccgaccggtttaccggccggtttgaccggtttaccggccggtttgaccggtttgaattcaaatccaaattcaaaagctcccgtgcaaccggtttaccggccggtttgaccggtttgactggtgggccttaatgggccggcccatttttttctttttttttgatttaactttaaatccccgcaaactatactaaatgaatgaatttttgagaaaatttgatatcattagattcatcgcaacttgaagtatttttaggaattttttgaaaatttttcattttttgaatttaaatttaaaatttgaattttggccggttgggtaccggccgaaaccggaaccagtccggaccggtttgactggcACCGGTTTGGCGAACCCTGGATACAGCTGCAGAGCTGGTGTGCTCGCCTCTACCTACAAGGCTAAAagcaaatggcttgaagccagcACATTTGGTGGCCGCAAATCCACCGTAAATACGTGGTTAAAAGCCACCAAAATATTAGTGGCATGAGGCGTCAAATCAAACTtgctcaaaatttcaaaatctacaagtttATTATAAACTACAATTTCACATTCGTTCATCGACATAAATGTTAATTCAAAACACTTTCGGACTTGGTTTGTACAAATACTTACATGTGATCCATTGTACCTACAATTTTAACACCAAAACGACTTCAAATACAAAATTGTTTAAAATAAAAGTTACTCAGAATTTCAAAATCTACACCTTTATTATATACCACAAATTCACATTCGTTCATCCGCATAAATATTTACGTACGATCCATCCTACCAATAACTTGGACACTGAAATGTCtttatgtcaaaaaaaaaagatttgaaTACAAACATATCTAAAAATTTTGTAGCTCACGTACTAAAACATCACATGCATTTAAAAAAACTTAACATAATCTACTCTACGTTAATTACATACTAGTCCAATAACTTGGCTGCGCAGCAATGCTGCGCATGGCTTTCTAATAAGTAGGGGAAAGAGGCAAAGAACAGAAAAGGTCAAAGATAGCGCATCATCTAGCAGCAATCTAGGAGGAGGTGAACTTGGTGACGGCCTTGGTGCCCTCGGAGACGGCGTGCTtcgcgagctcgccggggaggACGAGGCGGACCGAGGTCTGGATCTCGCGTGACGTGATGGTGGGCTTCTTGTTGTACCTGGCGAGGCGCGCCGCCTCCTGCGCGAGCTTCTCGAAGATGTCGTTGATGAACGAGTTCATAATCGACATGGCCTTGGAGGAGATTCCGATGTCCGGGTGCACCTGCTTGAGCACCTTGAAGATGTAGATCTTGTAGGTCTCGACGCTCTTCTtggccttcttcttccccttcttgtcGCCGCCCTCCTTGGCCGGCAGCCGCTTCTCggccttgggcttcttctccgccTTGGGGGCCTTCTCGGCCTTCTCCTCCCCGGGCTTCTTCTCAGCCGGCTTCTTCTCCGCCTTGGGCGCCATGGCGCACGGATCGAAGAGGACGGGAGGTTGAAGGAAACTCGCGAGTAGACTGGAAGAGTCGGTCGGGTCGGGCGGTAGCGTAGTGATGCGGCGGGGAATTGGGTTGGAATTTATAGAAGGGCCCGGTGGCTCGTGATTGGTTGGGATGGGGAGGGCGCGGATCGCTGACATATCATGGGATCCAGAACGTTGGAAGGATCGACGGCGCCACATGAGACATGTGGAGGAAGCTGAGTGGGCAGAAGTGGTAGTTCGCGGATTCAGGGACAGTTGAGGCTGTCAGCGAAAATTTTGGGCGGGccatattcttttttttatccGTTTGTTTCTGGAAAATCCGAGAAAAATGGAAGCAAAGTAGAATTGTGGGTGTCATATTTGCTGTAAGGGTCCGTTCTTATCATCCATCGCCATAGCTTACAAAGCATTTTTCATCGCTATAACTATTCCTCTATCTTGAAATATAAAGTAGCACAACATTTGAAATTTGTCTCCAAATATAAAGAAGTCGAGGGAACTAACACTAATTTTAATAACTAATGTGCCCTACCTTGGAACCCATCCAAACATGTGCATTCATGTGATCTTTCATATCCTTAATTTGTTCATCCTGGGATCCATTACATTTGGGGCACAAGGAGTAGTAATTTCTATATGGCTAGAATCTCTTGCTAGGACTTCAAATCATATGAACCCTCTATGGTAATGTTCGCGACTTTTGATATCATTGCAATCCATAGAGCTCACCCCACGCCACCTTCTTGCCACATTGTTTGCGGTGTAACTCTTGTCATAAGGCATTATTTGTGCCCAAGATTGCAATGGAGTTTATTGTGAATAGGAGCGAATCATCGGGGGCGGAACTACACTGGTGCATGGGAATGCACGGGAATACCCAACAATTTCGATAAAATAATAAAGTATATCTatgatatatatgtgtgtattgTTTGTGTTAGACAAATTCGCATCCTCTTAGCTTCCTAtctaatggggacgtgggtttccgatcttccgtcaggttctggataactctcgttgtagccggagcgagacacaccgattcGGCTTCAGATCCTCatacccgaatccagcaatcttagcaccacaactcctctggttatcaaccgtgtcacaacccagttgacctcgccaagaagacTAATCCCAGCAAGCGCAACAAAGAATACAAGCAAGAACTTGAAAGAACACAgttcaattgaagtgactctgcagatgaatgattaatctcaagAGTtagggtttcacaaaccgatgaacgacgacaactgttcttgacagaatgaatctaagcaaaacccaaagtCTAACGATGGCGGTGGCGGTAGCTAATAAAGGGTTTAGGTTGTGCAAGACCTCCCCTGGTCACACTCCTAATGGGCTCAACTCGATACATGGCCCAAAGACTGAAAAACGGTGATGCAACACCGAGATAGATTCTGGACGTCATATTATTTCGACGATTCCCGTCGACTTCTTATGAATTTCGGCCTGAGACTGGTGCCATTGGAAGCGTCTtggaattatctttccaaccatataaagtgCGCCCAAATCCTAACCCGTATGCGACCGCGGCGCCCATTTTAGTGCAGACTGCTTCTGGACTCCGAAACCTACTCGAAGTCGAATTCGATTGGTCCTCCAACTTGGGTTGGACGCCCTTGCTGGCCTCCTAAGTAggtggccaaggtggaggaTGTCCAAAGACCTTCTTGATGTGTTCTCCAACTTCTTGGGGGTGTGCTCCAACTTGGGCCAGGGTCCCAATTGTGAATAACAAGCCCGTGACGATGACATAGCAATTTTGAGGGACTTGCCCTTTGAGAAATATTTGCACCTACAAGCAAATAATGACATGTACATGAATTGTACCAAAAATCACTATGGAAAAGTAGGAGCAAGCTCACCTTATAAGCAATGGTCGTATCTGAaggtgtcatgtcctcatcatcctccccttttTAACAACAAACCGTCCTCGGTTTGAGTTTAGTTGGAGGACAGGTTGTTGGTAGTAACCAATATCGGTCCCCTTCTTGAAAGTTAACCTGTTTCTTGAAAACAAAACTATGGGATGCCGACAAGATATGATTATTGTAATTGCGACCTTCTACTTGATCATATTGATGCACGCCAAAAGGAGAATTCAGTTTTGAGCACATATAGACACGATGCACAATGTactctcctttacaattataattgccaataaagtgatatgtacatcgagataaccatagcaatccaacacatttaaatttctcctccaaactactaagagcacacaaagtatcaaactctatataacccaaagtatttaaagaagacaacaatttccATTCATCTTTTTCAgtagcaattggaatcaaatgtttatttttagcataagtcTTTGGTTCCAAAATAAAAGAATCAGTTTCCTTCACAAGTTGTGGCGCATGAATAAAAATAGAAGTATCACACAACTCTTCTTTATCACAAAAATTAGTAGAATATTCATCATTTGACAATACCAGTTCAGATTTGGTGTCCACTAAATGTTGCTCTATTGTAGCATGAGTGGTGGACAATTTTAGCACATCAAACGAACTCTTACCTGAGTCAATTACCTGTTCATTCTCTATCACCTTGTCTTCTTTTTTGgatacatgctgcaaaatattaGTTCCAACAGAAGACAAAGCGATATCTTCATTTTGTACAAAATCAGATTTAGAGGAAGGCACTGTAACATCTaaaataatccattcttttctaaaaggctcactctttcttctctctgctctttcaagatcagcttctaaaatttcagtAGCGGTCATAGCTATAAGAGTAATTTTTCTACCATTATATTTAAAAGAGCATTTATTGGCAACCGTATTATGCAATACATTATTTATATCATTCCAAGATTGACCAAACAATAAATGATATGCTTGCATAGGTATTATATCGAATTCTGCACTATCCTTATAAGTACCAATGAAAAATTCAATGCGTGCAATTTTATCTACCATTATATTATCACAAGAATTTACCGATAGGATGTAGTACGGACATGGATGTGGTTGTGTGGTCAAACCAAGCTTCTTGACCAACTCCAAACTTGCAATGTTACGGTTGCTATCACGGTCAATGATGACACGGCAACATCGATTCCTCACAACAAAGTAAGTCTGGAACAAATGGTTGCACTCATTTTTCTCTGCCTTCTCCATTTGTAAACTGAATACTTGTTGCGCTACATTACTCATGTTGTCCTGCAAAAAGTTAGCAATAGGAGAAAAGACAAAAAAAGATTATCCCTATCAGCTACTACGAAAGTGGATAGTGGTGCCTCTCAACACAGCAAAAGGAAGCGTCTTACCAAGCCCTTACAAGGTTCTTACAAGCACTAGCAGtggatggtacaaccggtggcgGGTTTgtgatacctgtgaggaagtggtaccaagattgcaagatcctctgggtgtaCTGATCTGAAGTAATATGTGGATCTTGGGAGGCACACAAATGAATAAATATATGTATGCGGCACACAAGTCAGTAACAGATAGCAATATTGAATAAATGTCCAAAGCACTTGTCCTAGTTGCTGGCCTATACGTGTTCCTAGAATAAATTTGTGATAAATAAGAGAGGGAACAAGTATGAAAGGTAGCAACAAACAAGGACAAGGCAAAAGGCACCACAAACAAATTGAGCTATTGGTTGTTGCTTATGTGCTCCtctcttcttgttttttttcattcactattttttttctcaacctTTTTTTGCTCTTATacttttgatatatattttttcagcAAGGAGAACACAAGAACGAACCACAAAAAATATGAGCTCAATTGGATAAAAAATGTGGTCTATGCAAAATCAGGATTGTGCTCTCAAATGCATGCCAAACTTGTCGGCCCCGAAACTCAGTTTTCCTGAATGAATTTCGCAATTCTAATTTTTTCGATGGAAACAGATCTAAATTTTTTCTATAATTCTCCGTAGATATAAAGTTTACCCTTTTTCGAGTTCGGACGCATAAATTATGACTGTTTTATGGAAGACAGCCAAATCAGGATCTTATATGGACGAAAGATGTGGATCTTGTGGATGGTGATGGTAAGGGTTGATGGAAAACAAAGAGATATCACACAAATTAGACTAAAACAcgatctaaaccagcaacaagaccttGACCTAGGACAAAAACTCAACACTACGAACTCTGAAACTGAAATATGCAAAGGTTATGACGCGGATGGTTTTAGGTAGGAAACAAATATAGCGGTGGACTATGGGACGAAGACGAAAACACTCAAACTAAAGGATAGATGTAAACCTGACGGTATACCggaagctctgataccaaataatggggacgtgggttcccgatcttccgtcaggttctgaataactctcgttgtaggcggagcgagacacaccgatccggcttcagatcctcagacccgaatccagca
The nucleotide sequence above comes from Panicum virgatum strain AP13 chromosome 3K, P.virgatum_v5, whole genome shotgun sequence. Encoded proteins:
- the LOC120701337 gene encoding histone H2B.4-like, with product MAPKAEKKPAEKKPGEEKAEKAPKAEKKPKAEKRLPAKEGGDKKGKKKAKKSVETYKIYIFKVLKQVHPDIGISSKAMSIMNSFINDIFEKLAQEAARLARYNKKPTITSREIQTSVRLVLPGELAKHAVSEGTKAVTKFTSS